Part of the Verrucomicrobiota bacterium JB022 genome is shown below.
TGTGCGTGCACACCGTGACGACCAAGCCGTGGTCGATCGAAGAGATCGCCGACCGCTACCCCGCCGCCGGGGTCAAAGGCATTACCGTGTGGCGCCAGAACCTCGAAGGCCGCAATATCGCCCAGATCGGCGAGCGCCTGCGTGGCAATGGCATGGAAATCGTCTCGCTCTGCCGGGGCGGTTTCTTCCCCGCCAAGGCGGAGGCCGACCGCAAGGCCGCCATCGACGACAATCGCAAGGCGATCGAGGAAGCCGCCGAACTGGGCGCGCCCCTTATCGTGCTCGTCTGCGGAGCCACTCCGGGGATGCCGCTGAGCCAGGCGCGCGACCAGATCGTGGCGGGCATCGAGGCCCTTTTGCCCGACTGCGAGCGCACGGGCGTGAAGCTGGGTATCGAACCGCTCCACCCGATGTATGCCGACGCCCGCTCGGCCGTGAACACGATGAAGCAGGCCAACGACCTTTGCGAACGTATCGGCAGCGATTACGTGGGCGTGGCGGTCGACGTCTACCACCTCTGGTGGGATGAGATGCTGAAGGCCGAGATCGCCCGCTGTGGCGACCTGGGCAAGCTCTTCGCCTTCCACGTATGCGACTGGAAGACGCCCACCACCGACCTGCTCAACGACCGCGGGCTGATGGGCGAAGGCTGCATCAACATCCCCGAGATCCGCGCGTGGGTCGAAGCCACCGGCTTCAAGGGCTTCAACGAAGTCGAGATCTTCTCCTACCACCACTGGGAACGCGATCAACACGAGTTCCTCCGCGAGATCGTGCAGGCTTACCAGCAACACGTTTAACAAAACAGGAACA
Proteins encoded:
- a CDS encoding sugar phosphate isomerase/epimerase family protein, giving the protein MSTPTPITDTSRLCVHTVTTKPWSIEEIADRYPAAGVKGITVWRQNLEGRNIAQIGERLRGNGMEIVSLCRGGFFPAKAEADRKAAIDDNRKAIEEAAELGAPLIVLVCGATPGMPLSQARDQIVAGIEALLPDCERTGVKLGIEPLHPMYADARSAVNTMKQANDLCERIGSDYVGVAVDVYHLWWDEMLKAEIARCGDLGKLFAFHVCDWKTPTTDLLNDRGLMGEGCINIPEIRAWVEATGFKGFNEVEIFSYHHWERDQHEFLREIVQAYQQHV